ATGACGACGATCCTCCAACATCATCCTTGGAATATATCCCAGCACCTGGGTCTCCTACCTACGATTTGATGAAAAAGTCAGCTCCCAAGGAAGACAGTGATAGCGAGGAGGATCCACTGGACGCTTTTATGGCTGGTATAGACGCTGaagtaaaaagaaacaatttcgaGGCTCAACTCGCGGAAGACGAGCGTAAGGAAGACAAATCCAAGGGATTCAGAGCAGATATAGATGGAGAGGATGACGAGGAGAGCTATTATAGGTAAGATATATTAGTTATGTTTCGTTGCTGAAAGGAAATGAACGCATCAGATCCGAGAAACATGAGGTTGTTGTATAAAAAGATACATGGAGGAGAATCCGACTGCCGGTTTGCAACAAGAGGAATCCGATCAGGAGATCGAGTACGACGAAGATGGAAATCCGATTGCGCCACCGAAAAAGAAAGAGATCGATCCACTGCCACCCATCGATCACAGCGAGATACACTATGAACCGTTCGAGAAAAACTTTTATAATGTTCACGAGGAGATTGCTAGTTTAAACAAGCAACAAATCGATGACCTAAGAAAGACTTTAGGAATCAAAGTATCTGGTCCTTCTCCTTCTAACCCGGTTACTAGTTTTGGACATTTTGGTTTCGACGATGCATTAATAAAGTCCATCAGAAAAAATGAATACACTCAACCCACCCCTATTCAAGCTCAAGCTGTCCCTGCCGCGTTGAGTGGTAGGGATATAATAGGTATAGCAAAGACCGGTAGCGGTAAAACGGCAGCATTTATTTGGCCCATGTTGGTTCATATTATGGATCAACGGGAACTAAAGGCTGGCGACGGACCCATTGGCCTGATTCTGGCCCCAACGAGAGAGTTATCGCAACAGGTACTTCACGCTTGTCATCCAACCTGTGAGTATCACGGAAATTCTGTTCAACCGTTCGTTGCTACCCGTAGATTTATCAAGAAGCGAGAAAGTTTgggaaagtatataatattcaagtgtgCTGTTGCTATGGCGGTGGTAGCAAATGGGAACAGAGTAAGGCGTTGGAAGGGGGTGCAGAAATAGTAGTGGCCACGCCGGGCAGAATGATAGACTTAGTTAAAATGAAGGCGACCAATTTAACTAGAGTAACGTTCTTGGTGCTGGACGAAGCCGACAGGATGTTCGATATGGGTTTCGGTAAGAATCGTTGCTAGAAACGGGACGAAATCGTTGCGATTCACAACACGCATCGTCTCTGTACTCGTTACACattcccttaaccctttgccttatgatttatttcgtaactatgatGGATACAGTTATGacgtcgttaataattgattaggaaATGAAAACTTTATGCTTATACGTCTACGTTTGCTCCAAAGGTTAACCATTGATAAGAgaagtaatattgaatttatattcagAAACAATAAATGACAGttagatttctgaaattctatttaaaatattcacgagtctgacacgagattgtaggtcaaggggttaatgaaaggAAACGTAATTCCCTATTGATAAAAGAATCACCTTGTTACCGCTCTGATTACCGTTCCAGAACCGCAAGTGCGTTCTATATGCAACCACGTTAGGCCTGACAGGCAAACGTTGTTGTTCAGCGCAACATTTAAAAAGAGAGTAGAAAAGCTCGCGAGGGACGTTCTAACAGATCCGGTCAGAATAGTTCAAGGGGACGTCGGCGAAGCGAACGCTGACGTCACGCAACACGTGATATTCTTCAGCAACAATCCTGTCGGCAAATGGACTTGGTTGTTGCAGAATTTGGTCGAGTTTTTGAGCGCCGGTAGTCTATTGATCTTCGTGACGAAAAAGGTCTGAACAGTCGTGgatcaaaatgatttttaaacgtTCTGTAATCTCTCTACCGACAGGCACGTGACTTTTTCAAACGTGTCCCGAATTACGTTTTTACAGTTAAACGCCGAAGAACTCGCGAACAAtcttaaattaaaagaattcgACGTTTTACTGTTACACGGTGACATGGATCAAATCGAGAGGAATAAAGTGATCACCGCTTTCAAGAAGAAAGATGTCAGTACCTTAGTCGCCACTGACGTCGCCGGTAATTATATCGTTGCGTTCTTTCATTTCTGGTCGCGCGTCGACGCATTCTAAAGATTTTGTTACTCGTAGCCCGTGGTCTGGACATTCCACATATCAAAACCGTTGTAAATTACGATGTGGCGCGGGACATAGACACTCACACACACAGGATAGGTAGAACAGGACGAGCCGGTGAAAAGGGTACGGCCTACACCCTCGTGACGGAGAAAGACAAAGAATTCGCCGGACACTTGGTTCGAAACTTGGAAGGCGCGAATCAAGAAGTACCAAAAAGTTTAATGGACTTGGCGATGCAAAGCGCTTGGTTCCGGAAATCTAGGTTCAAAGGCGGAAAAGGGAAAAGTTTGAATGTCGGAGGGGCCGGACTTGGCTTCAGGGGCAGACCAGACGTATCGTCAACTTCGGTATTCCTCATCTGTTCCTTCGTTCTTGTCGATGACGGGATATTTTTCAGTTCATTTCCATTTCAGAGTGGCGGCACTTCATCTCAAGGTTCGAAAGATATAAGCGAAGTAGTGAAAAAATTAGAAAGGCACGGACCTGGCAGCGACCGTTTGTCCGCGATGAAAGCTGCCTTTCGCAGTCAGTATAATTCTCAGGTGAGTTCCACCAGCGAAACGAGCCGCTTCGCGATAAATCGTCGGGTATGAAATATAGTATTTTCCCTTTGATCTTAGTTCAGGGCATCGTCGGATCACACGTGGGAACAAACTATCACGCCTCCTTCTGTAATAATGCCCCCGCCGCCACCCGTACCGCCGAAACCAAATACGGAGCAACCGCGGAATCAGGAGAACCAAACTTCGCACGCGGCGGGAGAGAGGAGAAGAGTGAGAAAAAGTCGATGGGAATAATCGGACGTCCGCGCACCTACGATTATTTTGTGTATACTGCTATACTGCGATAATATGCTAAGAATCGACGATGccgaattgttttatattataataaaatttaattttaccaaTCCCCGCGTCGCCTTCGCATCGTTGCCACGGTACTCGTACCTCGATTCGATAAATCCAAGTCGAAACAGCACGTAATACTCAACCATATAAGAGTCTTTATTGAGATATCTTCGATACAAAAGTTGATAGTCGTTTGCATGCTTAAACAGAAGGGAAAGATCGATTTTAATCGGATTCTACATTCTACGAAACAATTATACGAGTTCCAATAGATGGAGCAATAGAATTAGTAAAGGCAAAGTTGTATCGTAAGAAGATAATCTCGCGAGTGAGCAATTCTCTTGAATGCAAGCCTCATcgccttttcttctttctcgtaGATCGATTACAATGAATTTCTTCTTTCAACGAAGGCCGCTACTCGTTTATTCTGCAACGAACTCGCTACAGCCGCGTTTACGCAACAGACACGCGTTCGTTTAACCTGCGACTTCCTTCGAATCGGATCACATTGTAATCATTCTTATAAAGACATCATGGCTCTGTTAGTTGTCCATGTCGGTATTCCTCGCAATTATATCATTCCCTTCAAGTGCAATCGTTTTTGTactattttcattgttattcgCCATCCTAGGCACCAGGAAACTCGAGACTCGGGGGTTTCTATCATTTTCTTTGAATGTAGCTCAATGGAGACAAGACACGTCTTTTCTTGGACAACTAATGGCCAGGTTCCTCTTTCTCTTGGAATCTATTAGTCTACTGGTCGACGGATTACCTAGGTGTTAGCAGACGCTACGCGGCTCAAGAGAAGCGGACTTCCGAAGTTTATTGCTTACGGAAATTAAAGACTACAACGTTCGGTTTCTGAACCATCGTCAACGTTCCAGCGACGCGTGCTCGTGGATTATATTTTCGTTAGCTCTCAGTCGAGGATTCTCACTGAAACGACGTTCGTTCATTCAAGGACAGCGCGAAGAGTCGATTATGTATCTTGTTCTCGGGTCCTCTGAGGTATTCACGACGAAGATTCGTTTGATGCGGACATTCCCTTCCGCGGCTCGAGTCACCGCGACCGGAGAAGTTCGAAGTCTAGATTCAGTCTTCGCGCAAGGGATTCCACCCTTACGGGCTGACGCATCGAGGCATGGCAGGACTGCTCTTTCGTCTAGTCTTTTCGTTCACTTGAGATCCGTTTGACTGACCGATAGTCTTCTTATTCGCGTCGCTGTTCCTGCTGAATTTCTCCATCGCCCTGCTGTAAGACCCTGTGCAAACTCTGCCCCACAGTCTTTTGTCTTCCACGGACTGCTTGCTCTTCCCCTCGCTCAGAGTTCTTTGCGAATCGCCTTTCTTCCGAAACTTCCCGGCGGGATCTTCCTTCTCCGAAAAGATATTCGACGCTGGCGCTCCTTGCACGTCTTCCCAGGAGACGTTCACCTCCGATCGTATGCTGCCAGGTGTCGGACAGCTGCTATCGCTCGACATGGAGGAAGATCTAACGATAGAGGGTGGCACTTCCAGCTTCATCTTATTCTCTTCCTTGCGACACAAGCTCGCCGGCGGTTCGCTCCGAGCGCGAAAAGCATTCCCACCGTGGAAGTCTTGGCCATCTTGGGGCAAATTGTCGTTCAAGATGATCTTGGCGATGGATGTTCTTTTCCTCAGATTCTCCAGGTTCTCCTTCGGTGTATTTTGGAAGCTGTCCACCCTCTGCAGAATATCCTTTAGGTTTACGTTCGCGCATTCCGCGTTGTACGTTGGTCTTGCTCGGTCTTTCGGCGCTTTTCTATTGTTCTTCCCGTTCGACATCACGGAGGACGTTTTCTTGGTCGCTTCCTGAGACACGCTCTTACCACCGTGGCAGGTTATATCTGAATAAATGTAATTGGGTAGTCTGTCCTTCTGACAAACCGTGGTACTCACACCTTCCAACTTCTCCGTTGTCTCCGGCATGTTCATTTTCGCGCCTTTCACGCATCGCTTGTACTTCTCGTCGATTCTGGTGTCGACGTTGTCTCGGACGTCCATGTTCTCCGTGAAGATGGAGTCGCCGTTGATCTCGATGGACAGCATCGACCATTGGTCCCGAGTCGACTCAACGTTCTTCTTGTCCTTTCTCTCCGTCGTGATTCGAACGCCGGTTTTGTTTTCGTTGCTGCTCACTGTGTCGGAAGCGATCGCGTTCGTCTCGTTCTTCGTCTTCTCTGG
This is a stretch of genomic DNA from Nomia melanderi isolate GNS246 chromosome 1, iyNomMela1, whole genome shotgun sequence. It encodes these proteins:
- the LOC116426885 gene encoding ATP-dependent RNA helicase DDX42, with the translated sequence MSYHRGGGNKPRGFGFAGFQMSGTKRSGSNIPPPPPNSTLSKQGYHTMNSITENALSACWGMPKKRSKTEEEYFEDDDDPPTSSLEYIPAPGSPTYDLMKKSAPKEDSDSEEDPLDAFMAGIDAEVKRNNFEAQLAEDERKEDKSKGFRADIDGEDDEESYYRYMEENPTAGLQQEESDQEIEYDEDGNPIAPPKKKEIDPLPPIDHSEIHYEPFEKNFYNVHEEIASLNKQQIDDLRKTLGIKVSGPSPSNPVTSFGHFGFDDALIKSIRKNEYTQPTPIQAQAVPAALSGRDIIGIAKTGSGKTAAFIWPMLVHIMDQRELKAGDGPIGLILAPTRELSQQIYQEARKFGKVYNIQVCCCYGGGSKWEQSKALEGGAEIVVATPGRMIDLVKMKATNLTRVTFLVLDEADRMFDMGFEPQVRSICNHVRPDRQTLLFSATFKKRVEKLARDVLTDPVRIVQGDVGEANADVTQHVIFFSNNPVGKWTWLLQNLVEFLSAGSLLIFVTKKLNAEELANNLKLKEFDVLLLHGDMDQIERNKVITAFKKKDVSTLVATDVAARGLDIPHIKTVVNYDVARDIDTHTHRIGRTGRAGEKGTAYTLVTEKDKEFAGHLVRNLEGANQEVPKSLMDLAMQSAWFRKSRFKGGKGKSLNVGGAGLGFRGRPDVSSTSSGGTSSQGSKDISEVVKKLERHGPGSDRLSAMKAAFRSQYNSQFRASSDHTWEQTITPPSVIMPPPPPVPPKPNTEQPRNQENQTSHAAGERRRVRKSRWE